The following are encoded in a window of Rosa chinensis cultivar Old Blush chromosome 4, RchiOBHm-V2, whole genome shotgun sequence genomic DNA:
- the LOC112198373 gene encoding probable carboxylesterase 11, whose protein sequence is MMPSLSLQLQSLFFKYHLRHQLQTLTQTQTQEETRDQFGTTSRPHHPSFPANPTFQNGVATKDLHIDPLSSLSLRIFLPETVLAKDSTFGSDGVVYGGYSPPIGKRHRKLPIMLQFHGGGFVIGSNGTACNDAFCRRMAKLCDVIVVAVGYRLAPESPYPAAFEDGMLVLNWLAKQANLAAVRNRNGRKGNGSGHPGIFDSFGSSMVEPWLAAHGEPSRCILLGVSCGANIADYVARKAVEASSLLDPLKVVAQILMYPFFIGSVPTKSEIKLANSYFYDKATCMMAWKLFLPKEEFYLDHPAGNPLVPGRGPPLKTMPPTLTIVAEHDWMRDQGIAYSEALRKANVDAPLLEYKNAVHEFATLDVLLQTPQALACADDITIWVKKYISLRGGEFSY, encoded by the exons ATGATGCCAAGCCTAAGCTTGCAGCTGCAGAGCTTGTTCTTCAAGTACCACCTCCGCCACCAACTACAGACTCTAAcccaaactcaaacccaagaaGAGACCCGCGACCAATTCGGCACCACTTCCCGACCCCACCACCCGTCCTTTCCCGCCAACCCGACTTTCCAAAACGGCGTCGCCACCAAGGACCTCCACATCGACCCCTtatcctctctctccctccgcATCTTCCTCCCCGAAACAGTCCTCGCCAAAGACTCCACCTTCGGCTCCGACGGCGTTGTCTACGGCGGATACTCTCCCCCGATCGGAAAGCGCCACCGCAAGCTGCCGATCATGCTGCAGTTCCACGGCGGCGGCTTTGTCATCGGGAGCAACGGCACGGCGTGTAACGATGCGTTTTGCAGGAGGATGGCGAAGCTGTGCGACGTGATTGTGGTGGCGGTGGGTTATAGGCTGGCGCCGGAGAGTCCGTACCCGGCGGCGTTTGAGGATGGGATGTTGGTGTTGAACTGGCTGGCCAAGCAGGCCAACTTGGCGGCGGTGAGAAATCGCAATGGGAGGAAGGGAAATGGTTCTGGTCATCCGGGTATTTTCGATAGCTTTGGGTCGTCCATGGTTGAGCCTTGGTTGGCTGCTCATGGTGAACCTTCTAG GTGTATACTCCTCGGAGTGAGCTGTGGTGCTAACATAGCAGATTATGTAGCTCGGAAGGCTGTGGAAGCGAGCAGCCTCTTGGATCCTCTAAAAGTGGTGGCTCAAATCCTGATGTACCCTTTCTTCATTGGAAGCGTTCCCACCAAGTCCGAGATTAAGTTGGCAAATTCCTACTTTTATGACAAGGCTACTTGTATGATGGCATGGAAGCTATTTCTACCCAAGGAAGAGTTTTATTTAGACCACCCAGCTGGCAACCCTCTCGTTCCTGGGAGAGGGCCGCCCTTAAAGACCATGCCTCCCACACTTACAATTGTTGCAGAGCATGACTGGATGCGTGACCAGGGAATTGCTTACTCAGAAGCATTGCGGAAGGCTAATGTGGATGCACCTCTTCTTGAGTACAAGAATGCTGTTCATGAGTTTGCTACTCTTGATGTGCTCCTCCAGACACCCCAGGCCCTGGCTTGTGCTGATGATATCACAATATGGGTCAAGAAGTATATATCACTCAGAGGTGGTGAGTTTTCTTATTGA
- the LOC112198372 gene encoding GRAS family protein RAD1: MTSGFYVQPCEVYGNNKCDEVIGLDLNLSSMSCLPFPSLSTLENNSAVWEIPFIDETRNHKRVKLEDSANESIISTNYSLYSGSGTGSMYTSGFNSLSRIQFRDHISAYTRRYLAAEKMEEEASTLLGGEPEEEGSGDGMKLVQKLISCAEAVACRDKTHASALLSELRTNAQVFGTSFQRVASCFIQALTDRLALVQPLGAVGVTTKMIAVSSEKDEALHLVYEICPHIQFSHFVANTSILEAFEGESYVHVIDLGMTLGLLHGYQWLNLMESLASRTGQPLRRLRITGVGDSGERLEAIGNELKLYAQSMELDFGFLAVESNLENLKAEDFNLIDGEVLIINSILQLHCLVKESRGALNSVLQTLYDLSPKLMVLVEQDSSHNGPFFLGRFMEALHNYSAIFDSLDAMLPRYDTRRAKMEQFYFGEEIKNIVSCEGPARVERHERVDQWRRRMRRAGFQPAPLKMITQATKWLEMNASEGYTIVEDKGCFVLGWKSKPIIAVSCWRCF; the protein is encoded by the coding sequence ATGACATCTGGTTTCTATGTGCAACCTTGTGAAGTCTATGGCAATAACAAATGTGATGAGGTTATTGGTCTTGATCTCAATCTCTCATCCATGTCATGCCTTCCCTTCCCTTCTCTTTCGACTCTGGAGAACAATTCCGCTGTCTGGGAGATTCCGTTCATAGATGAAACAAGAAATCATAAGAGGGTAAAGCTTGAAGATAGTGCCAATGAATCCATTATAAGTACTAATTATAGTCTTTACAGTGGCAGTGGCACTGGCAGCATGTATACTAGTGGCTTCAATAGCTTGTCAAGAATTCAATTCCGGGATCACATATCAGCTTACACCCGGAGATACTTGGCAgcagagaaaatggaagaagaagCTTCAACCTTGCTGGGAGGCGAGCCCGAGGAAGAAGGAAGTGGAGATGGAATGAAACTAGTTCAAAAACTCATTTCATGCGCTGAGGCTGTGGCTTGTCGTGACAAAACTCATGCTTCAGCATTACTTTCTGAGCTTAGAACTAATGCCCAAGTCTTTGGGACATCATTCCAGCGAGTAGCTTCCTGCTTTATCCAAGCTCTCACTGACCGTCTTGCTCTCGTTCAACCACTGGGGGCTGTGGGAGTTACAACAAAGATGATTGCTGTTTCCTCAGAGAAGGATGAGGCTTTGCACCTTGTTTATGAGATTTGTCCACATATCCAGTTTAGTCATTTTGTAGCAAACACATCAATATTGGAAGCCTTTGAGGGGGAGAGCTATGTTCATGTCATAGACTTGGGCATGACCCTAGGCCTCCTTCATGGCTACCAATGGCTCAACTTGATGGAAAGTCTAGCCAGCCGAACGGGACAACCCTTACGCCGGCTTCGAATAACTGGTGTTGGTGACTCTGGTGAACGCCTGGAAGCGATTGGTAATGAACTAAAGTTGTATGCACAAAGCATGGAGCTGGATTTTGGTTTTTTAGCTGTGGAAAGCAACTTGGAAAACCTGAAGGCCGAAGATTTCAATCTCATTGATGGGGAGGTTTTAATCATCAATAGCATACTCCAGCTGCATTGTCTTGTGAAAGAGAGTAGAGGAGCATTGAACTCGGTTCTACAAACACTATATGACCTATCACCAAAGCTAATGGTTCTAGTTGAGCAGGACTCGAGCCACAATGGGCCTTTCTTTCTTGGGAGGTTCATGGAGGCATTACATAATTACTCTGCCATCTTCGACTCCTTAGATGCAATGCTGCCCAGATATGACACAAGGAGAGCTAAAATGGAGCAGTTTTATTTCGGAGAGGAGATTAAGAACATAGTAAGCTGCGAGGGACCTGCGCGAGTGGAGCGGCACGAAAGAGTTGATCAATGGCGCAGGAGGATGAGGCGCGCTGGGTTCCAACCGGCACCCCTGAAGATGATTACACAGGCTACAAAATGGCTAGAAATGAATGCTAGTGAGGGTTACACAATTGTGGAAGACAAGGGTTGCTTTGTTCTTGGGTGGAAGTCGAAGCCTATCATTGCAGTTTCTTGCTGGAGatgtttttga
- the LOC121052873 gene encoding uncharacterized protein LOC121052873, translating to MGIADGTEPCPPCFLSDKEGKLTETVNPCYENWMEKDQMVLGWINGSLTPTVLSTVARSTSSAATWDSLATRYASKSHNRILQLRSDLLCTVRGNLSISDFLDKINAIVDNLALVGDAVSDNDLVSIIMNNVGPLYETTVSSAQARDTPITYDSLEALLLNAERRYAEHSLPSLDLGGQASALHASRSRGRGRSGPSSLIGPGCGGSYGSRGNSFVSRGSSLLGRGLPSSRGTNNNFGQRGSSSLLGPAPTAPASNTGHSIFHSGSRIHCQICGRPGHSALDYYNRMNMAFEGRVPSSRLTAMAASNTLSSADGVTWLADSGANTHVTPNIGSHNQEDAFPREE from the exons ATGGGTATTGCTGATGGTACTGAACCCTGCCCTCCCTGCTTTCTCTCAGACAAAGAAGGCAAGTTGACGGAGACGGTTAATCCATGTTATGAAAACTGGATGGAAAAAGATCAAATGGTGTTAGGTTGGATTAATGGCTCTCTGACCCCAACCGTGCTCTCGACCGTTGCCCGTTCTACTTCTTCCGCTGCTACGTGGGATTCCTTGGCTACCAGATATGCCTCCAAGTCTCACAATAGGATCCTCCAGCTGCGTAGTGATCTTCTCTGTACTGTTCGTGGTAATTTgtcaatttctgattttcttgacaAAATTAATGCTATTGTTGATAATTTAGCCCTTGTTGGAGATGCTGTGTCTGATAATGATCTTGTTAGCATAATCATGAATAATGTTGGTCCTCTTTATGAGACCACCGTCAGCTCTGCACAAGCCCGAGACACCCCCATAACCTATGACTCGCTTGAAGCTCTTCTACTCAATGCCGAGCGCCGTTATGCTGAACATAGTCTTCCTTCCCTTGATCTTGGTGGTCAAGCTTCCGCTCTTCATGCTTCACGATCTCGCGGTCGTGGCCGTAGTGGTCCTTCCTCACTCATTGGGCCTGGTTGCGGTGGCTCTTATGGTTCTCGGGGTAATAGTTTTGTTAGTCGCGGGTCCTCATTGTTAGGTCGTGGTCTTCCTAGTTCTCGTGGCACTAATAACAATTTTGGTCAACGTGGCTCCTCTTCTCTTCTTGGTCCTGCACCTACAGCTCCAGCTTCTAACACAGGTCATTCCATTTTTCATTCCGGAAGTCGCATCCATTGCCAAATTTGTGGCCGTCCTGGACACTCTGCTCTTGATTATTACAATCGCATGAACATGGCTTTTGAAGGGCGTGTTCCCTCATCTCGTCTCACTGCAATGGCTGCTTCTAATACTCTCTCTTCGGCTGATGGTGTGACTTGGCTTGCTGATAGTGGTGCCAATACCCATGTGACTCCTAATATAG GATCTCACAACCAAGAGGACGCTTTTCCGAGGGAAGAGTGA
- the LOC112198444 gene encoding protein HHL1, chloroplastic, whose product MEVGMSLSLNAVVRLPLANSRTHEDGLVRHSLVSSKTTQKACKQSHGQALVIEAKGKKGMQDRQFQRRQPPPMPKIEDDGNPRFVVFIRMANVYLWYPLSVISGGTTAKIMLAAKDNFLGKYIYKDTLARNLAAVIYRDEKEIQKTAFKQYRVLRSATEFRYGYKIVENGNMRAALSTSDVIELPTPDQLRTTLDKVKDFFGEAKESFGKLTAISSSESEESEQKIEKPKEKVKR is encoded by the exons ATGGAAGTGGGTATGTCTTTGTCTTTAAACGCAGTGGTTCGGCTTCCACTAGCGAATTCAAGAACCCATGAAGACGGTTTGGTCAGGCACTCACTGGTGTCCTCAAAAACGACCCAGAAAGCTTGTAAGCAAAGCCATGGCCAAGCACTGGTGATTGAAGCAAAGGGCAAAAAGGGAATGCAAGATCGTCAGTTCCAGAGGCGTCAACCTCCTCCAATGCCCAAGATTGAAGACGATGGCAACCCACGTTTTGTTGTGTTTATTCGAATGGCCAAT GTTTACCTATGGTACCCACTTAGTGTGATCTCTGGTGGAACCACCGCAAAAATCATGCTTGCAGCGAAAGATAATTTTCTGGGGAaatatatttacaaagataCACTTGCTAGAAATCTTGCAGCAGTTATTTACCGA GATGAGAAGGAAATACAGAAGACGGCGTTCAAGCAGTATCGTGTATTGCGGTCAGCGACTGAGTTTAGATATGGCTACAAGATTGTG GAAAATGGTAATATGAGAGCAGCACTTTCAACGTCAGATGTAATTGAG CTTCCAACACCAGACCAGCTTAGAACCACTCTTGATAAAGTGAAAGATTTTTTTGGGGAAGCAAAGGAATCTTTTGGCAAGCTGACGGCTATAAGTTCATCCGAGTCTGAGGAATCagaacaaaaaattgaaaaacccaaGGAAAA GGTTAAACGCTGA
- the LOC112198445 gene encoding small heat shock protein, chloroplastic translates to MSQALSNFSLFLPLSPGRRTKTLPINGGGLSLKAMANEARDNLDHLQRVTKQHQQPQQNQSKKRVAPTPPVGLWDRFPTARTVQQMMETMERMMDNPLVYSGQSGVWAPPLPTETGGYSRGRTPWEIKEAETEYKMRFDMPGMTKEDVKVWVEEKMLVVTAEKAVKKKDGGGVEEEEQGEEWSAKSYGKYSSRIALPENIQFEKIKAEVKDGVLYITIPKAMSSTKILDVNVQ, encoded by the exons ATGTCACAAGCTCTATCCAATTTCAGCCTCTTTCTCCCCTTGTCACCTGGGAGAAGAACCAAAACTCTTCCAATCAATGGTGGAGGTTTGAGCTTGAAGGCCATGGCAAACGAAGCCAGAGACAACCTCGACCACTTGCAGAGAGTCACCAAGCAACACCAACAACCACAGCAAAACCAATCCAAGAAGAGAGTCGCCCCTACCCCGCCCGTAG GACTATGGGACCGGTTTCCAACTGCAAGGACAGTTCAGCAGATGATGGAGACCATGGAGAGGATGATGGACAACCCGCTTGTCTATTCGGGTCAGTCGGGCGTGTGGGCTCCGCCGTTGCCGACCGAGACTGGCGGGTACAGCAGGGGAAGGACACCGTGGGAGATCAAAGAAGCTGAAACAGAGTACAAGATGAGGTTCGACATGCCCGGAATGACCAAAGAGGATGTCAAGGTTTGGGTGGAGGAGAAAATGCTGGTCGTTACGGCTGAGAAGGCGGTCAAGAAGAAAGATGGTGGTGGAGTCgaggaagaagaacaaggtGAAGAGTGGTCGGCTAAGAGTTATGGAAAGTATAGTAGTAGAATTGCATTGCCGGAGAATATTCAGTTTGAGAAGATTAAGGCTGAGGTTAAGGATGGGGTTTTGTATATCACTATTCCTAAAGCTATGAGCAGCACCAAGATTTTGGACGTCAATGTTCAATGA